The following proteins are encoded in a genomic region of Xanthomonas cassavae CFBP 4642:
- a CDS encoding ATP-binding cassette domain-containing protein, with product MIVVENLHKSFKTKTGVVKAVDGVSFSAEDGQITGLLGPNGAGKTTTLRMLYTLMSPDQGRVAVDGVDAALDPVTVRRALGVLPDARGVYKRLTARENIAYFGELHGMTRAQIAQRTQLLAGALDMGDILDRQTEGFSQGQRTKTAIARALVHDPRNVILDEPTNGLDVMTTRAMRGFLQQLRAEGRCVIFSSHIMQEVAALCDRIVIVAKGTVVASGSADELRAATGEDNLEDAFVKAIGSEEGLHA from the coding sequence ATGATCGTCGTCGAGAATCTGCACAAGTCGTTCAAGACCAAGACCGGCGTGGTGAAGGCGGTGGACGGGGTCAGTTTCAGCGCAGAAGATGGCCAAATCACCGGCCTGCTCGGGCCCAACGGTGCCGGCAAGACCACCACCTTGCGCATGCTGTACACGTTGATGTCGCCTGACCAGGGGCGCGTCGCCGTCGATGGCGTGGATGCCGCGCTCGACCCGGTGACGGTACGCCGCGCGCTAGGCGTGCTGCCGGATGCGCGCGGCGTGTACAAGCGGCTGACCGCGCGCGAGAACATCGCCTACTTCGGCGAGCTGCATGGCATGACGCGTGCGCAGATCGCGCAGCGCACCCAGCTGCTGGCCGGCGCGCTGGACATGGGCGACATTCTCGACCGCCAGACCGAAGGCTTCAGCCAGGGCCAGCGCACCAAGACCGCGATTGCGCGGGCGCTGGTGCACGACCCGCGCAACGTGATTCTGGATGAGCCCACCAACGGCCTGGACGTGATGACCACGCGCGCCATGCGTGGATTCCTGCAGCAACTGCGTGCCGAAGGGCGCTGCGTGATCTTCTCCAGCCACATCATGCAGGAGGTGGCGGCGCTGTGCGATCGCATCGTCATCGTCGCCAAGGGCACGGTGGTGGCATCCGGCAGCGCCGACGAACTACGTGCGGCCACCGGGGAAGACAATCTCGAAGACGCCTTCGTCAAGGCGATCGGATCGGAAGAGGGACTGCACGCATGA
- a CDS encoding GH39 family glycosyl hydrolase, with the protein MRLNTLLAMTLACGMALPALARDASPRTIDLDLSTAAKPVDRFYDLSVGSDFPGTLIRPDTQAHLVPAVQELGFRYIRFHDVFHDALGTVKEVDGKLVYDWTKLDQLYDALLAKRIRPFVELGFTPNAMKTSEQTLFYWKGNTSHPDPAKWTQLINAFIQHIRARYGADEVRQWYFEVWNEPNLKDFWENADQQAYFDLYANTARTIKAIDPQLRVGGPSTAGAAWVPELLAFVAKNKLPIDFVTTHTYGVDGGFLDENGKQDTKLSASPDAIVGDVRRVRAQIQASPFPDLPLYFTEWSSSYTPRDFVHDSYISAPYILTKLKQVQGLVQGMNYWTYTDLFEEPGPPPTPFHGGFGLMNREGIRKPAWFAYKYLNALSGRAIPLSDAHALAAVDGKRIAALVWDWQQPVQAVSNTPFYTKLVAATDSAPLRLRMTQVPAGEYRLQVRKTGYRRNDPLSLYIDMGMPKDLAPRQLTQLQQATRDAPEQDRRVRVGADGVVEINVPMRSNDVVLLTLEPAAR; encoded by the coding sequence ATGCGGTTGAACACCTTGCTTGCGATGACACTGGCCTGCGGCATGGCGTTGCCGGCCCTGGCACGTGACGCTTCACCGCGCACGATCGATCTGGATCTCTCCACTGCCGCCAAGCCGGTGGATCGTTTCTATGATCTGTCGGTCGGCTCGGATTTCCCAGGCACGCTGATCCGCCCCGACACCCAGGCGCATCTGGTGCCCGCGGTGCAGGAGCTGGGGTTTCGCTACATCCGCTTCCATGACGTCTTTCACGACGCGCTCGGCACGGTGAAGGAGGTCGATGGCAAGCTTGTCTATGACTGGACCAAGCTGGACCAGCTCTACGATGCGCTGCTGGCCAAGCGCATTCGCCCGTTCGTCGAACTGGGCTTCACACCGAATGCGATGAAGACCTCCGAACAGACCTTGTTCTACTGGAAGGGCAACACCTCGCATCCGGATCCGGCCAAGTGGACGCAGTTGATCAATGCCTTCATCCAGCACATCCGTGCGCGCTACGGCGCCGACGAAGTTCGGCAATGGTATTTCGAGGTCTGGAACGAGCCGAACCTGAAGGATTTCTGGGAGAACGCCGACCAGCAGGCCTATTTCGATCTGTATGCGAACACCGCGCGCACCATCAAGGCGATCGATCCGCAGCTGCGCGTCGGCGGCCCATCGACGGCGGGTGCCGCCTGGGTGCCGGAGTTGCTGGCCTTTGTTGCGAAGAACAAGCTGCCGATCGATTTCGTCACCACGCATACCTATGGCGTGGATGGCGGGTTTCTCGATGAAAACGGCAAGCAGGACACCAAGCTGTCCGCATCGCCGGACGCCATCGTCGGCGATGTGCGCCGGGTGCGCGCGCAGATCCAGGCCTCGCCGTTTCCGGACCTGCCGCTGTACTTCACCGAGTGGAGCAGCAGCTATACGCCGCGCGATTTCGTCCACGACAGTTACATCAGCGCGCCGTACATCCTGACCAAGCTCAAGCAGGTGCAAGGCCTGGTGCAGGGCATGAATTACTGGACCTATACCGATCTGTTCGAAGAACCCGGCCCGCCGCCGACGCCCTTCCACGGTGGATTCGGGCTGATGAACCGCGAAGGCATTCGGAAGCCGGCCTGGTTTGCCTACAAGTACTTGAACGCGCTGAGCGGCCGCGCCATTCCGCTGTCCGATGCGCATGCACTGGCCGCGGTGGATGGAAAGCGCATTGCCGCGCTGGTGTGGGATTGGCAGCAGCCGGTGCAGGCGGTGAGCAATACGCCGTTCTATACCAAGCTGGTGGCGGCCACCGACAGCGCGCCACTGCGGCTGCGCATGACCCAGGTGCCGGCCGGCGAGTACCGCCTGCAGGTGCGCAAGACCGGCTACCGGCGCAACGACCCGCTGTCGCTGTACATCGACATGGGCATGCCCAAGGACCTGGCGCCGCGTCAGTTGACGCAGCTGCAGCAGGCCACGCGCGATGCCCCCGAGCAGGATCGCCGCGTGCGCGTGGGCGCCGACGGCGTGGTCGAGATCAACGTGCCGATGCGCAGCAACGATGTGGTGCTGCTGACGCTGGAGCCGGCGGC
- a CDS encoding alpha/beta hydrolase, with protein sequence MGRQLTLAAPVLAAMLAAGCQRAQAPAGGSTDASAPGTTQPRSATTPTATGNQYGRLQFVPCTLSSGSAAGNIEAQCAQLQVAENPAAPKGRQIALKIAWLESDAGGGTTQDPVFFIAGGPGQSATEVSAIAAAALREVRKTRDIILVDQRGTGGSHPLRCDHPDGTPLQAQISSNPEAMLAYVRQCALALSAYADPRYYTTAEAVGDLDAVRAALGVPQIDLVGVSYGTRVAQHYARRYPAHTRAIVLDGVAPSDLVISGEFARTFEDALTLQAEQCRSNPACRARFPTDVRAQLRSIMERLRKESPEVDYRDLRTNAVKRDRVTADAVIGLAFMFSYAPQSAALLPLVLDEAAAGRYAPLMALSHMDMQINQPMQWSVVCAEDADRYRPGPAHQALLLGEEVPRSVFAACPVWPTGKRAADFTAPLRSQVPALLLSGQLDPVTPPRYAEVVLKGLPNGRHLVAPGQGHSVMALGCMPKLMAQFLESTDARALDTHCVADLSAVPAFTSFNGWEP encoded by the coding sequence ATGGGAAGACAACTTACGCTGGCCGCGCCGGTACTGGCCGCGATGCTGGCTGCCGGATGCCAGCGCGCGCAGGCGCCCGCCGGTGGCAGTACCGATGCATCTGCACCCGGCACGACGCAACCGCGCAGCGCGACCACGCCGACTGCCACCGGCAATCAGTACGGCCGCCTGCAGTTCGTACCGTGCACGCTCAGCTCCGGCAGCGCTGCGGGCAACATCGAGGCGCAATGCGCGCAATTGCAGGTCGCGGAAAATCCGGCCGCGCCGAAGGGGCGGCAGATCGCGCTGAAGATCGCATGGCTGGAAAGCGATGCCGGTGGTGGAACGACGCAGGACCCGGTGTTCTTCATTGCCGGCGGGCCAGGGCAATCGGCAACCGAGGTATCGGCCATCGCTGCAGCTGCGTTGCGTGAAGTGCGCAAGACGCGCGACATCATTTTGGTCGATCAACGCGGTACCGGCGGCTCGCATCCATTGCGCTGCGACCACCCCGATGGCACGCCGCTGCAGGCGCAGATCTCCTCCAACCCGGAGGCGATGCTGGCCTATGTGCGCCAGTGTGCGCTGGCGCTGAGCGCGTACGCCGATCCACGCTACTACACCACCGCCGAAGCGGTCGGCGATCTGGATGCGGTCAGGGCGGCCTTGGGTGTGCCGCAGATCGATCTGGTCGGCGTGTCCTACGGCACGCGCGTTGCGCAGCACTACGCCAGGCGTTATCCCGCGCATACGCGGGCGATCGTGCTCGATGGCGTGGCCCCCAGCGACCTGGTCATCAGTGGCGAGTTCGCACGCACCTTCGAAGACGCACTCACGCTGCAGGCCGAGCAGTGCCGTTCCAATCCGGCATGCCGCGCGCGCTTTCCCACCGATGTGCGCGCGCAGCTGCGTAGCATCATGGAGCGGCTGCGCAAGGAGTCGCCGGAGGTGGACTACCGCGATCTGCGGACCAATGCGGTCAAGCGCGATCGGGTGACGGCCGATGCGGTGATCGGGTTGGCGTTCATGTTCTCCTATGCGCCACAAAGCGCGGCATTGCTGCCGCTGGTGCTGGATGAAGCGGCCGCCGGGCGCTACGCGCCGTTGATGGCGCTGTCGCACATGGACATGCAGATCAACCAGCCGATGCAATGGTCGGTGGTGTGCGCAGAAGACGCGGATCGCTATCGTCCGGGTCCGGCGCACCAGGCGCTGTTGCTGGGCGAGGAAGTGCCGCGCAGCGTGTTTGCCGCCTGCCCGGTGTGGCCTACCGGCAAGCGCGCCGCCGACTTCACCGCGCCGCTGCGCTCGCAGGTGCCGGCGCTGCTGCTGTCCGGTCAGCTGGATCCGGTGACGCCGCCCCGCTATGCCGAGGTGGTGCTCAAGGGCTTGCCGAACGGCCGGCATCTGGTGGCGCCCGGCCAGGGCCACAGCGTCATGGCACTGGGCTGCATGCCCAAGCTGATGGCCCAGTTCCTGGAAAGCACCGACGCACGTGCACTGGACACGCACTGCGTGGCCGATCTTTCCGCCGTCCCCGCCTTCACCTCGTTCAACGGATGGGAACCATGA
- a CDS encoding energy transducer TonB — protein MLDLTQGRMARRIAPVILLVGLAACSKQEDKAATTTPAAGTTPTTQAPTPATAVSPQVQSMATDQLRESATKALQDNRMYAPAGDNAVEYYLALREKQPQDATVNSALTDLLPYTLIAAEQGISREEFPEAQRLIALIEKVDPKAPALPRLKSGLETGMKTAASRSEQDAEQAKKLVEDKAKQAAEQKRLAEQQSREAAAAQQIAAQQDAARQQAAEAERQAAAKRPAEPATPTPAAPRPTPAAAAAAPAAQSLRPISTPAPRYPPEALRAGTSGEVLVELTVGTDGSITASRVLRANPPRVFDREALNAVKRWRFEPVAAPVTTRRTLSFNPGG, from the coding sequence ATGTTGGATCTGACACAGGGCCGTATGGCACGCCGGATCGCGCCGGTCATTTTGCTGGTTGGCTTGGCTGCCTGCTCCAAGCAGGAAGACAAGGCCGCCACCACCACGCCAGCTGCCGGCACCACGCCGACCACGCAGGCGCCGACGCCGGCCACCGCGGTGTCGCCGCAGGTGCAGTCGATGGCCACCGACCAGTTGCGCGAATCGGCCACCAAGGCGCTGCAGGACAACCGCATGTACGCCCCGGCCGGCGACAACGCGGTGGAGTACTACCTGGCGCTGCGCGAGAAGCAGCCGCAGGACGCCACCGTCAACAGCGCGTTGACCGACCTGCTGCCGTACACCCTGATCGCCGCCGAACAGGGCATCAGCCGCGAAGAATTCCCCGAGGCGCAGCGGTTGATCGCGCTGATCGAAAAGGTCGACCCCAAGGCACCGGCACTGCCGCGCCTGAAGAGCGGCCTGGAAACCGGCATGAAGACCGCCGCCAGCCGCTCCGAGCAGGATGCCGAGCAGGCCAAGAAGCTGGTCGAGGACAAGGCCAAGCAGGCCGCCGAGCAGAAGCGCCTGGCCGAACAGCAGTCGCGCGAAGCTGCCGCTGCCCAGCAGATTGCCGCCCAGCAGGACGCCGCACGCCAGCAGGCGGCCGAAGCCGAGCGCCAGGCCGCGGCCAAACGGCCTGCCGAACCGGCAACGCCGACGCCCGCCGCACCGCGCCCCACACCGGCGGCCGCGGCCGCTGCACCGGCGGCGCAATCACTGCGCCCGATCAGCACCCCGGCACCGCGCTACCCGCCCGAAGCGCTGCGCGCCGGCACCTCCGGCGAAGTGCTGGTGGAACTCACCGTCGGCACCGACGGCTCGATCACCGCCTCGCGCGTGCTGCGGGCCAACCCGCCGCGCGTGTTCGATCGCGAAGCGCTCAACGCCGTGAAGCGCTGGCGCTTCGAACCGGTGGCCGCACCGGTGACCACCCGCCGCACGCTGTCGTTCAATCCGGGCGGTTGA
- a CDS encoding ABC transporter permease, whose product MSKTSPLATLWTVLRKELRDISRDRRTLALALLLSPLLYPILILGMGALSESRVRTQIDKPLDIPTLGREHAPNLVRFLAAQGLNAVAPPADMTAAIRNQDVDVALRISDSYAQDWREGRPALVEIIKDSTRREADVPSMRLQAALSAYSQQVGALRLLARGIDAQVGRPLEVAAQDLATADAKRGQVMAMLLPVLLVITSFLGGASLILDATAGERERQSLEPLLATPAPRGAIVSGKIAAACVIGMVSLLLTLLAFKLSAQLSTSNLGRQLNVGFVPMLQMLFILVPMLFVGTSLLTYLAAAAKSMKEAQAHMTWLLLLPMLPGYALMAYPLKTQLWHFAVPFLAQNQMLLKVIRHETISAQTWAVYLLAGFGVAAVLWYAAVRRYHQERLAISG is encoded by the coding sequence ATGAGCAAGACATCCCCGTTGGCCACCTTGTGGACGGTATTGCGCAAGGAACTGCGCGATATCTCGCGCGACCGCCGCACGCTGGCGCTGGCCTTGCTGCTGTCGCCGTTGCTGTATCCGATCCTGATCCTGGGCATGGGCGCGTTGAGCGAAAGCCGCGTGCGTACCCAGATCGACAAGCCGCTGGACATTCCCACGCTCGGTCGCGAGCACGCTCCCAATCTGGTGCGCTTCCTGGCCGCGCAGGGGCTCAACGCGGTCGCGCCACCGGCCGACATGACCGCGGCCATTCGCAACCAGGACGTGGATGTGGCGCTGCGCATCAGCGACAGCTATGCGCAGGACTGGCGCGAAGGGCGTCCGGCGCTGGTGGAGATCATCAAGGACAGCACCCGCCGCGAGGCCGACGTGCCGAGCATGCGCCTGCAGGCGGCATTGAGTGCCTACAGCCAGCAGGTGGGTGCACTGCGTCTGCTGGCGCGTGGCATCGATGCGCAGGTGGGCAGGCCGCTGGAAGTGGCCGCGCAGGACCTGGCCACCGCCGATGCCAAGCGCGGCCAGGTCATGGCGATGCTGTTGCCGGTGCTGCTGGTGATCACCTCGTTCCTGGGTGGCGCCTCGCTGATCCTGGACGCCACCGCCGGCGAGCGCGAACGTCAGTCGCTGGAGCCGTTGCTGGCCACGCCTGCACCGCGCGGTGCGATCGTCAGCGGCAAGATCGCCGCCGCCTGCGTGATCGGGATGGTGTCGTTGCTGCTCACCTTGCTGGCGTTCAAGCTCAGCGCGCAGTTGTCCACCTCCAACCTGGGGCGCCAGCTCAATGTTGGCTTCGTGCCGATGCTGCAGATGCTGTTCATCCTGGTGCCGATGCTGTTCGTGGGGACCTCGTTGCTGACCTATCTGGCCGCTGCGGCCAAGAGCATGAAAGAGGCGCAGGCGCACATGACCTGGCTGCTGCTGCTGCCGATGCTGCCGGGCTATGCATTGATGGCGTATCCGCTGAAGACGCAGCTGTGGCACTTCGCGGTGCCGTTCCTGGCGCAGAACCAGATGCTGCTCAAGGTGATCCGCCACGAGACCATCAGTGCGCAGACCTGGGCGGTGTATCTGCTGGCCGGCTTCGGCGTGGCGGCGGTGCTGTGGTACGCGGCGGTACGTCGTTACCACCAGGAACGCCTGGCCATTTCGGGGTAG
- a CDS encoding tryptophan halogenase family protein, translating to MDPAAASDPRQRPVRRVVIAGGGTAGWMAAAALSKLLGRQLQITLVESDEIGTVGVGEATIPSLVTFHRLLEIDEAAFMAATQATFKLGIAFEHWRDVDRHYIHSFGHTGTDHWSAGFHHFWLKGQQRGVARDFGDYCLELRATQEGRFAHLPSGGMNYAYHLDAGLYARFLRRFSEGLGVQRIEGRIGQVETDPESGFLTALTLQNGARVEGDLFIDCTGFAGLLIGKTLGVGSEDWSQWLFADSALAVQTESVGPPVTYTRARADQSGWMWRIPLQHRVGNGIVYSSRYTDQDSARAVLERNLQGRALTEPRALRFTPNQRHRVWEKNCVALGLASGFLEPIESTNIHLIQRGIVRLLQTFPQVIHPVDIAEYNRQATEEIAHIRDFVILHYHATDRRDTPFWRDCAAMDIPDSLRHRIALFREGGRVFHRANELFAENSWVQVMLGQGITPRQHHPVADLMGDAELSHFLEGIRQRVDATVTRLPPHADFLRHHCPAAPLPAPPARLPADAALAPPAR from the coding sequence ATGGACCCTGCCGCCGCTTCCGATCCACGCCAGCGCCCGGTACGGCGCGTGGTCATCGCCGGTGGCGGCACCGCCGGCTGGATGGCCGCGGCCGCCCTGTCCAAGCTGCTTGGCCGGCAGTTGCAGATCACCTTGGTGGAATCGGACGAGATCGGCACCGTGGGCGTGGGCGAAGCCACCATCCCCAGCCTGGTCACCTTCCATCGCCTGCTGGAGATCGACGAGGCTGCCTTCATGGCCGCCACCCAGGCCACCTTCAAGCTCGGCATCGCCTTCGAGCACTGGCGCGATGTGGACAGGCACTACATCCACTCCTTCGGCCATACCGGCACCGATCACTGGAGCGCAGGCTTCCACCACTTCTGGCTGAAGGGCCAGCAGCGCGGGGTGGCGCGCGACTTCGGCGACTACTGCCTGGAACTGCGCGCCACCCAGGAAGGGCGGTTTGCCCACCTGCCCAGCGGCGGCATGAACTATGCCTACCACCTGGATGCCGGCCTGTATGCGCGCTTCCTGCGCCGCTTCAGCGAAGGCTTGGGGGTGCAGCGCATCGAGGGGCGCATCGGCCAGGTCGAGACCGACCCGGAGAGCGGCTTCCTCACCGCGCTGACCCTGCAGAACGGCGCCCGCGTGGAGGGCGACCTGTTCATCGATTGCACCGGCTTTGCCGGCTTGCTGATCGGCAAGACGCTGGGCGTGGGCAGCGAGGACTGGTCGCAGTGGCTGTTCGCCGACAGCGCGCTGGCGGTGCAGACCGAGTCGGTGGGCCCGCCGGTGACCTACACCCGCGCGCGCGCCGACCAGTCGGGCTGGATGTGGCGCATTCCGCTGCAGCACCGGGTGGGCAACGGCATCGTCTATTCCAGCCGCTACACCGACCAGGACAGCGCCCGGGCGGTACTGGAGCGCAACCTGCAGGGACGCGCGTTGACCGAACCGCGCGCGCTGCGCTTCACCCCCAACCAGCGCCACCGCGTGTGGGAGAAGAACTGCGTGGCGCTGGGGCTGGCCAGCGGCTTCCTGGAGCCGATCGAGTCCACCAACATCCATCTGATCCAGCGCGGCATCGTGCGCCTGCTGCAGACCTTTCCGCAGGTCATCCATCCGGTGGACATCGCCGAATACAACCGCCAGGCCACCGAGGAGATCGCCCATATCCGCGATTTCGTGATCCTGCACTACCACGCCACCGATCGCCGCGACACGCCGTTCTGGCGCGACTGCGCCGCCATGGACATCCCCGACTCGCTGCGCCACCGGATCGCGCTGTTCCGCGAGGGCGGGCGGGTGTTCCATCGCGCCAACGAATTGTTCGCGGAGAATTCGTGGGTGCAGGTGATGCTGGGCCAGGGCATCACGCCCCGTCAGCACCACCCGGTGGCCGACCTGATGGGCGATGCGGAGCTGAGCCATTTTCTGGAGGGCATCCGCCAGCGCGTGGACGCCACCGTGACCAGGTTGCCGCCACATGCGGACTTTTTGCGACACCATTGCCCGGCCGCCCCGCTGCCCGCCCCGCCCGCCCGGCTGCCGGCCGACGCCGCACTGGCGCCCCCGGCACGATGA
- a CDS encoding helix-turn-helix transcriptional regulator, whose product MNSRVRALRESNGWSQGELAEQLGVSRQTINALETGKYDPSLPLAFRIARLFGEPIEQVFLYEEGQ is encoded by the coding sequence ATGAACAGCCGCGTGCGTGCGTTGCGCGAGTCCAATGGTTGGTCGCAAGGCGAACTGGCCGAACAGCTGGGCGTCTCGCGGCAGACCATCAACGCGCTGGAAACCGGCAAGTACGATCCCAGCCTGCCATTGGCGTTCCGCATCGCGCGCCTGTTTGGCGAGCCGATCGAGCAGGTGTTTCTGTATGAAGAAGGTCAGTAG